One part of the Vitis riparia cultivar Riparia Gloire de Montpellier isolate 1030 chromosome 6, EGFV_Vit.rip_1.0, whole genome shotgun sequence genome encodes these proteins:
- the LOC117916102 gene encoding 2-oxoisovalerate dehydrogenase subunit beta 1, mitochondrial isoform X1: MAATGTMRRSFGSLAFSISKRAFSTSPSPVDANGLKSMNLFSAINHALQIALESDPRAYVFGEDVSFGGVFRCTTGLADRFGKGRVFNTPLCEQGIVGFGIGLAAMGNRAIAEIQFADYIYPAFDQIVNEAAKFRYRSGNQFNCGGLTIRAPYGAVGHGGHYHSQSPESFFCHVPGIKVVIPRSPKQAKGLLLSCIRDPNPIVFFEPKWLYRLAVEEVPEHDYMLPLSEAEVIRQGTDITLVGWGAQLAVMEQACIDAEKEGISCELIDLRTLLPWDKETVEASVRKTGRLLVSHEAPVTGGFGAEISASMVERCFLRLEAPVARVCGLDTPFPLVFEPFYMPTKNKILDAIKSTVNY, encoded by the exons ATGGCAGCAACTGGTACGATGAGGAGGAGTTTTGGGAGTTTGGCCTTTTCTATTTCCAAGAGGGCTTTCTCAACTTCACCTTCCCCAGTTGATGCAAATGGCCTCAAGTCCATGAACCTCTTCTCTGCAATCAATCACGCCCTTCAAATCGCTTTAGAATCCGATCCTCG TGCTTATGTATTTGGAGAAGATGTAAGCTTTGGTGGGGTCTTTCGTTGCACCACTGGATTAGCTGACCGATTTGGTAAAGGCAGGGTTTTCAACACCCCTCTTTGTGAACAG GGCATTGTTGGATTTGGAATCGGTTTGGCAGCAATG GGCAATCGAGCCATAGCAGAAATTCAATTTGCTGATTATATATATCCTGCTTTTGATCAG ATTGTCAATGAAGCTGCCAAGTTCAGATACCGTAGTGGGAATCAATTCAACTGTGGAG GATTAACAATTAGAGCCCCTTATGGAGCTGTGGGCCATGGTGGTCATTATCACTCACAATCCCCTGAATCTTTCTTCTGTCATGTTCCCGGTATCAAG GTAGTCATCCCTCGGAGCCCAAAGCAAGCAAAAGGATTGTTATTGTCATGCATACGAGATCCTAACCCAATTGTATTTTTTGAGCCAAAG TGGCTTTACCGCTTGGCTGTAGAAGAGGTTCCTGAGCATGATTACATGTTGCCTCTATCAGAGGCAGAG GTGATTCGACAAGGCACTGACATAACACTTGTTGGCTGGGGAGCACAGCTTGCTGTCATGGAACAGGCATGTATTGATGCCGAAAAG GAGGGAATCTCTTGTGAACTGATAGACCTAAGAACTCTGTTACCTTGGGACAAGGAAACAGTAGAGGCCTCTGTCAGAAAGACTGGAAGGCTGCTT GTTAGTCATGAAGCTCCAGTAACTGGTGGATTTGGTGCTGAAATATCAGCTTCTATGGTTGAACGCTGCTTCTTGAGG TTGGAAGCTCCTGTGGCTAGGGTTTGTGGGCTAGACACGCCATTTCCTCTTGTTTTTGAACCATTCTATATGCCTACCAAGAACAAG ATCTTGGATGCCATCAAGTCAACTGTGAATTACTAG
- the LOC117916102 gene encoding 2-oxoisovalerate dehydrogenase subunit beta 1, mitochondrial isoform X2 → MESVDDGAIRHFTGSLSAYVFGEDVSFGGVFRCTTGLADRFGKGRVFNTPLCEQGIVGFGIGLAAMGNRAIAEIQFADYIYPAFDQIVNEAAKFRYRSGNQFNCGGLTIRAPYGAVGHGGHYHSQSPESFFCHVPGIKVVIPRSPKQAKGLLLSCIRDPNPIVFFEPKWLYRLAVEEVPEHDYMLPLSEAEVIRQGTDITLVGWGAQLAVMEQACIDAEKEGISCELIDLRTLLPWDKETVEASVRKTGRLLVSHEAPVTGGFGAEISASMVERCFLRLEAPVARVCGLDTPFPLVFEPFYMPTKNKILDAIKSTVNY, encoded by the exons ATGGAGTCGGTTGATGATGGTGCCATAAGACATTTCACTGGAAGCTTAAG TGCTTATGTATTTGGAGAAGATGTAAGCTTTGGTGGGGTCTTTCGTTGCACCACTGGATTAGCTGACCGATTTGGTAAAGGCAGGGTTTTCAACACCCCTCTTTGTGAACAG GGCATTGTTGGATTTGGAATCGGTTTGGCAGCAATG GGCAATCGAGCCATAGCAGAAATTCAATTTGCTGATTATATATATCCTGCTTTTGATCAG ATTGTCAATGAAGCTGCCAAGTTCAGATACCGTAGTGGGAATCAATTCAACTGTGGAG GATTAACAATTAGAGCCCCTTATGGAGCTGTGGGCCATGGTGGTCATTATCACTCACAATCCCCTGAATCTTTCTTCTGTCATGTTCCCGGTATCAAG GTAGTCATCCCTCGGAGCCCAAAGCAAGCAAAAGGATTGTTATTGTCATGCATACGAGATCCTAACCCAATTGTATTTTTTGAGCCAAAG TGGCTTTACCGCTTGGCTGTAGAAGAGGTTCCTGAGCATGATTACATGTTGCCTCTATCAGAGGCAGAG GTGATTCGACAAGGCACTGACATAACACTTGTTGGCTGGGGAGCACAGCTTGCTGTCATGGAACAGGCATGTATTGATGCCGAAAAG GAGGGAATCTCTTGTGAACTGATAGACCTAAGAACTCTGTTACCTTGGGACAAGGAAACAGTAGAGGCCTCTGTCAGAAAGACTGGAAGGCTGCTT GTTAGTCATGAAGCTCCAGTAACTGGTGGATTTGGTGCTGAAATATCAGCTTCTATGGTTGAACGCTGCTTCTTGAGG TTGGAAGCTCCTGTGGCTAGGGTTTGTGGGCTAGACACGCCATTTCCTCTTGTTTTTGAACCATTCTATATGCCTACCAAGAACAAG ATCTTGGATGCCATCAAGTCAACTGTGAATTACTAG
- the LOC117916103 gene encoding TATA-box-binding protein, which yields MADQVLEGSQPVDLSKHPSGIIPTLQNIVSTVNLDCKLDLKAIALQARNAEYNPKRFAAVIMRIRDPKTTALIFASGKMVCTGAKSEHQSKLAARKYARIIQKLGFPAKFKDFKIQNIVGSCDVKFPIRLEGLAYSHGAFSSYEPELFPGLIYRMKQPKIVLLIFVSGKIVLTGAKVRDETYTAFENIYPVLTEFRKNQQ from the exons ATGGCGGATCAAGTTTTGGAAGGGAGCCAACCGGTGGATCTCTCCAAGCATCCATCTGGAATCATACCCACGCTCCA GAATATTGTGTCTACAGTCAACTTAGATTGCAAATTGGATCTCAAGGCCATTGCATTGCAAGCTCGAAATGCAGAATACAATCCAAAG CGTTTTGCTGCCGTAATCATGAGGATAAGGGATCCAAAAACCACGGCTTTGATATTTGCTTCTGGAAAGATG GTTTGTACTGGAGCCAAGAGTGAACATCAGTCCAAGTTGGCAGCTCGAAAG TATGCTCGAATTATTCAGAAGCTCGGTTTTCCAGCTAAATTTAAG GATTTTAAGATTCAGAACATAGTTGGCTCCTGTGATGTTAAATTCCCCATAAGGCTTGAAGGCCTTGCATATTCTCATGGTGCCTTTTCCAGC TATGAACCAGAATTGTTCCCTGGCTTGATCTATCGAATGAAACAACCAAAGATTGTGCTGCTTATCTTTGTGTCAGGGAAAATTGTTCTCACTGGAGCTAAG GTGAGAGATGAGACATATACAGCGTTTGAGAACATATACCCTGTCCTTACTGAGTTCCGGAAGAACCAACAATG A
- the LOC117917160 gene encoding uncharacterized protein LOC117917160, which translates to MDANSLLCSSNSSKPHFIFNFNHSSSCQFLTPLPTKLLINSKLLSSPRTSLRTSALTVEKPLDKPSEPREMLPRIDKSGRFCSPRAARELALLIAYAACLEGSDPVRLFERRMNARREPGYEFDKDSLLEYNHMSFGGPPVTTETVEEADELLRNNEKESAIEAEVLSAPPKLVYGKLILRFTRKLLVAVVDKWNSHVLVIDKVAPPNWKNEPAGRILELCILHLAMSEIAVLGTRHQIVINEAVDLAKRFCDGAAPRIINGCLRTFVKDLEGTGITQASETTQEVVS; encoded by the exons ATGGACGCGAACTCTCTTCTCTGCTCTTCAAATTCGTCAAAACCCCATTTCATTTTCAACTTCAATCACTCTTCCTCTTGTCAATTTCTCACTCCTCTTCCTACCAAACTGTTAATTAACTCAAAATTGTTATCCTCTCCTCGGACCTCTCTCCGCACCTCCGCCCTCACTGTGGAAAAGCCTCTGGACAAGCCTTCAGAGCCCAGAGAAATGTTACCCAGGATTGATAAGAGTGGTAGGTTTTGCAGCCCAAGAGCCGCCAGGGAGCTCGCTCT ACTAATTGCTTATGCGGCGTGTTTAGAAGGGTCTGATCCAGTTCGGTTATTCGAGAGGCGAATGAATGCCAGAAGAG AACCAGGATATGAATTCGATAAAGACTCACTGTTGGAATACAATCACATGAGCTTTGGAGGACCTCCTGTCACGACGGAGACAGTAGAGGAAGCGGATGAGCTTCTGCGTAATAATGAGAAGGAGTCTGCAATTG AAGCAGAAGTTCTTTCAGCTCCTCCAAAGTTGGTTTATGGCAAACTAATTTTGCG TTTCACGAGGAAACTTTTGGTTGCAGTTGTGGATAAGTGGAACAGTCATGTGCTTGTTATTGACAAAGTTGCCCCACCAAATTGGAAG AATGAGCCAGCAGGCAGGATCTTGGAGCTCTGTATTCTCCATTTAGCAATGTCTGAAATAGCTGTACTTGGAACACGACACCAGATTGTTATTAATGAA GCTGTTGATCTTGCAAAACGGTTCTGTGATGGGGCAGCACCCCGTATCATTAACGGCTGTCTCAGGACCTTTGTCAAGGACCTTGAAGGAACTGGAATAACTCAAGCTTCAGAAACTACACAAGAAGTGGTCAGTTGA
- the LOC117915781 gene encoding uncharacterized protein At5g19025-like: MMRLPMVDCRSLIEFCKAFEQHKNKADLLGQSDHHIQSRGKKRIDSLNPLAHPFCHHSPFAAIDIVILLLALVALAVLTAPYLKIIFREVWEILPTVVAVVGDVIGDAPVAYVLGMVITFATAIAVWEIVSLKARKCGNPYCKGLRKAVEFDIQLESEECVKYLPPVPKNAYGLQPLELGEDHKELEAELKRMAPLNGRTVLIFRAPCGCPAGRMEVWGPKRIRRIKK; encoded by the coding sequence ATGATGAGGTTGCCGATGGTGGATTGCCGGAGCTTGATTGAGTTCTGCAAGGCGTTTGAGCAGCACAAGAACAAGGCCGATTTGTTAGGGCAGTCGGATCATCATATCCAGTCTCGTGGAAAGAAGCGTATCGATTCTCTGAACCCACTCGCCCATCCGTTTTGCCATCACTCTCCTTTTGCGGCAATCGACATCGTTATCTTGCTGCTGGCGCTCGTTGCCCTCGCTGTTTTGACTGCTCCGTAtctcaaaatcatttttcgGGAAGTTTGGGAGATTCTGCCCACGGTAGTTGCTGTCGTTGGAGATGTGATTGGTGATGCGCCTGTGGCGTATGTGTTGGGGATGGTGATCACGTTTGCAACTGCGATTGCGGTGTGGGAGATTGTTAGTCTCAAAGCGAGAAAGTGCGGGAATCCTTACTGCAAAGGTCTGCGCAAGGCTGTGGAGTTTGACATTCAGCTTGAGTCGGAAGAGTGTGTGAAATACTTGCCGCCAGTCCCGAAAAATGCGTATGGATTACAGCCGTTGGAACTGGGGGAAGATCACAAGGAGCTGGAAGCAGAGTTGAAAAGGATGGCCCCGCTAAATGGTCGAACTGTTCTCATCTTTAGAGCTCCCTGTGGATGCCCAGCAGGTAGAATGGAGGTTTGGGGGCCTAAGAGAATCCGTAGAATCAAGAAATAG